In the genome of Oceanispirochaeta sp., one region contains:
- a CDS encoding carbon starvation protein A, which produces MISFLVCLAALVVGYFVYGKVVEKIFGIEPERKTPAFTQQDGVDFVPLKPWRIFLIQVLNIAGLGPIYGAVMGALFGTASFLWIVFGCIFAGAVHDFFSGMMSVRHDGKSISEITGIYLGNGMRQVMRVFSVVLLLLVGTVFMAGPAGILSNLGMTGIFANKWFWLSLILVYYFVATILPIDKIIAKIYPIFGVVLLIMAVGVGVMLFFGEHSIPEISLTNLHPKGLSFFPMLFITIACGAISGFHATQSPIMSRCLPNEKMGRPIFFGAMIAEGIIALVWAAASVTFFGGVDGLAAVIGQGGAGLVVKEISVGLLGTVGGMLAMLGVVACPISSGDTAFRSARLTIADSLNLKQENIMNRLMIAIPLFAVGFSLNFIDFSIIWRYFAWSNQTLATIVLWTAAVYMLRNKKFHWIATVPATFMSAVVTTYILQAPEGLKLSPS; this is translated from the coding sequence ATGATCAGTTTTCTTGTTTGTCTGGCCGCACTGGTTGTCGGTTATTTTGTGTATGGTAAAGTCGTAGAAAAGATTTTCGGAATTGAACCCGAACGGAAAACCCCTGCGTTTACTCAGCAGGACGGAGTGGATTTTGTTCCCTTGAAACCCTGGAGGATCTTCCTCATTCAGGTCTTGAATATTGCAGGCCTCGGTCCCATCTATGGTGCCGTTATGGGTGCTCTTTTCGGTACTGCATCCTTCCTGTGGATCGTCTTCGGATGTATTTTTGCCGGTGCTGTTCATGACTTTTTTTCCGGTATGATGAGTGTCCGCCACGATGGTAAGAGTATTTCTGAAATCACCGGGATTTATCTTGGAAACGGGATGAGACAGGTCATGAGGGTCTTCTCCGTTGTCCTGCTTCTCCTTGTGGGAACTGTATTCATGGCGGGTCCTGCGGGAATCCTTTCAAATTTGGGAATGACTGGTATCTTCGCCAATAAATGGTTCTGGCTCTCTCTTATTCTGGTCTACTATTTTGTGGCAACCATCCTGCCTATCGATAAGATCATTGCCAAAATCTATCCCATATTCGGAGTTGTTCTGCTGATCATGGCAGTGGGTGTGGGAGTTATGCTCTTTTTCGGTGAACATTCTATACCCGAAATCAGCCTGACCAATCTACACCCCAAAGGTCTTTCATTTTTCCCCATGCTGTTTATTACAATAGCCTGTGGAGCCATCAGTGGTTTTCATGCGACCCAGTCTCCCATCATGTCCCGCTGTCTGCCCAATGAAAAGATGGGCCGTCCTATTTTCTTTGGTGCCATGATTGCTGAAGGGATTATCGCCCTGGTATGGGCTGCTGCTTCTGTAACTTTTTTTGGAGGAGTTGACGGTCTGGCTGCTGTTATAGGTCAAGGCGGAGCCGGCCTTGTTGTTAAAGAAATCTCCGTAGGCCTACTGGGAACAGTCGGCGGAATGCTGGCCATGCTGGGCGTTGTTGCCTGTCCCATCAGTTCGGGAGACACGGCCTTCAGATCTGCCCGTTTGACCATTGCGGACTCATTGAACCTGAAGCAGGAAAACATCATGAACAGATTGATGATTGCCATCCCTTTGTTTGCCGTTGGATTTTCTCTGAACTTCATCGACTTCTCCATTATCTGGAGATACTTTGCATGGTCCAACCAGACCCTGGCCACCATCGTTCTGTGGACAGCCGCAGTGTACATGCTTAGAAACAAGAAATTCCATTGGATTGCTACCGTTCCTGCCACATTTATGTCTGCCGTTGTGACTACATATATTCTGCAGGCTCCTGAAGGATTAAAACTGTCTCCTTC
- a CDS encoding LytTR family DNA-binding domain-containing protein: MIRVLVVDDEKPARDELCWLLEKQPDVKVVAQAENGMKALSSLEKEEVDLILLDIQMPGMTGLETARQILDRSHFPQIIFVTAYDQFAIEAFDVNALDYLLKPIEEDRLERALNRGRNRLMKEDGISDFEQKIKSLFNNENLSGGKENIRKLTVYYDGRFIPIDFDNILMMTAEDKYSRIYTKDGSFTYRKSLSDLEELISDDTLFKCHRSYSVNLNYVEAVEPWFNNAYRIKLKHVEELIPVSRSRTAELKTLFHMD, translated from the coding sequence ATGATCAGGGTCCTTGTAGTAGATGATGAAAAACCGGCCCGGGATGAACTGTGCTGGCTTTTGGAAAAACAACCGGATGTAAAGGTCGTCGCCCAGGCCGAGAATGGTATGAAAGCCCTGTCTTCTCTTGAAAAAGAGGAGGTGGACCTTATCCTTCTGGACATTCAGATGCCCGGTATGACAGGCCTGGAAACGGCCCGTCAGATTCTGGACCGTTCCCATTTTCCTCAGATTATATTTGTAACAGCCTATGATCAGTTTGCCATCGAAGCCTTTGATGTTAACGCTCTCGATTATCTTCTGAAGCCCATAGAGGAAGATCGTTTGGAACGAGCTCTGAACCGTGGCCGAAACCGTTTAATGAAAGAGGATGGGATCTCGGATTTTGAACAGAAAATAAAGAGTCTATTCAACAATGAGAATCTGTCTGGCGGCAAAGAGAATATCAGGAAATTGACAGTTTATTATGACGGGCGGTTCATTCCTATTGATTTTGACAACATCCTTATGATGACTGCCGAGGATAAGTATTCCCGGATCTATACAAAGGACGGTTCTTTTACCTACAGGAAATCCCTGAGTGATCTGGAAGAACTTATATCTGATGATACACTGTTTAAATGCCATAGAAGCTATTCTGTGAATCTGAATTATGTAGAAGCTGTTGAGCCATGGTTTAACAATGCCTACCGCATCAAGTTGAAACATGTGGAAGAGCTTATCCCGGTCAGCCGATCCAGGACCGCTGAATTAAAGACTCTTTTTCATATGGATTAG
- a CDS encoding LytS/YhcK type 5TM receptor domain-containing protein, with protein MHSDKLIIQIIIALVQQTGLNIIVALLLSRLGMFTRMIRNRNQNHNTRDLLFPILVLGILGTVGTYTGVPIQGALANARMVPVFVGGLLGGPVVGIFAGLIAGIHRWGIDVGGFTAISCMLSTIAEGALAGFLSPLFYRSVRKPLFALGAAATAEVMQMVLILMTARPFPDAVNLVKVIGIPMIAANSIGCSLIILVFENLFSEGERMAARQSHQVLKIADQTLALFRRGLNHETASAAAEIIRKEMSLIAVSFTDRDRVLVHSGAGKDHHKASQTILTRMTKEAMRAGILMTAATQEEIGCYHPDCALKSAVIAPLLRDSECIGTLKLYKGQENAINQADIETARGLATLISSQLELSRLDEQKQLLRQAKMLALQAQINPHFLFNAINTIVSLIRTDPEKGRELLVHLATFYRNNLQDGDTSVSLEIEIKHIKAYLEIEQARFGERLKVVYEIQPDLNLDLPPLLLQPLVENAVIHGIQPCPDGGTVTIKAESVTGGTVLTVHDNGLGIRDKGFCDDPEDRPAKSIGMVNIRQRLHNLYGPSSDLQLSCEEGAGTTARIFIPSGSAL; from the coding sequence ATGCACAGTGATAAACTCATCATTCAGATCATTATCGCCCTGGTTCAGCAGACCGGGCTGAATATCATAGTCGCTCTGTTGTTATCCCGCCTGGGCATGTTTACCAGAATGATCCGGAATCGGAATCAGAATCATAACACCCGGGATCTTCTGTTTCCCATTCTTGTTCTGGGGATACTGGGGACGGTGGGAACCTACACAGGCGTGCCTATTCAGGGAGCCCTGGCCAACGCCCGGATGGTTCCTGTTTTTGTCGGTGGACTTCTGGGAGGACCTGTTGTCGGAATCTTTGCCGGACTGATCGCCGGGATTCACAGATGGGGCATCGATGTAGGCGGTTTCACGGCGATATCCTGTATGCTCTCAACCATAGCAGAAGGAGCCCTGGCGGGATTTTTGAGTCCCCTTTTTTACCGCTCAGTGAGGAAACCATTGTTTGCTCTGGGAGCGGCCGCCACCGCTGAGGTCATGCAGATGGTTCTGATTCTGATGACAGCAAGGCCTTTTCCGGATGCGGTCAACCTGGTGAAGGTTATCGGCATCCCCATGATTGCAGCGAATTCCATCGGCTGCTCTCTGATCATCCTTGTATTTGAGAATCTCTTCAGTGAAGGAGAGAGGATGGCTGCCCGCCAGTCTCATCAGGTTCTGAAGATTGCAGACCAGACATTGGCTTTGTTCAGGAGAGGTCTGAATCATGAAACCGCATCGGCTGCGGCGGAAATTATCCGCAAGGAGATGTCTCTGATCGCAGTCTCTTTCACAGATCGGGACCGGGTACTCGTTCATTCCGGTGCCGGCAAGGACCATCATAAAGCCAGCCAGACGATTCTCACAAGGATGACCAAGGAAGCCATGCGGGCGGGCATTTTAATGACAGCGGCAACTCAGGAAGAAATCGGTTGCTATCACCCTGACTGCGCTCTAAAATCTGCCGTCATTGCCCCTCTTCTCAGGGATTCCGAATGCATCGGCACACTGAAGCTTTACAAGGGGCAGGAGAATGCCATCAATCAGGCGGACATCGAAACGGCCCGTGGACTGGCGACTCTGATTTCTTCTCAATTGGAACTGAGCCGTCTTGATGAGCAGAAGCAGCTCCTCCGTCAAGCCAAAATGCTGGCCCTTCAGGCTCAGATCAATCCTCATTTTCTTTTCAATGCCATCAATACGATTGTCTCTCTGATTCGTACCGACCCTGAAAAAGGCCGGGAACTTCTGGTTCATCTGGCAACATTTTACAGGAACAATCTTCAGGACGGAGATACTTCCGTATCCCTTGAGATCGAGATTAAGCATATAAAGGCTTACCTGGAGATAGAACAGGCCCGTTTCGGTGAACGTCTGAAAGTCGTGTATGAAATCCAGCCGGATCTGAATCTGGATCTGCCGCCCCTGCTGCTTCAGCCGCTTGTTGAAAATGCTGTGATTCATGGTATTCAGCCCTGTCCCGATGGGGGCACGGTGACCATCAAGGCAGAATCCGTCACGGGAGGGACTGTTCTGACAGTCCATGACAATGGTCTGGGGATTCGGGACAAAGGATTCTGTGATGATCCTGAGGATAGGCCCGCTAAATCTATCGGCATGGTCAATATCAGGCAGCGGCTGCACAATCTCTATGGTCCTTCTTCCGATCTGCAGTTGAGCTGTGAAGAAGGGGCAGGTACAACAGCCCGCATTTTTATTCCTTCAGGATCTGCCTTATGA
- a CDS encoding carbohydrate kinase, which produces MIISLGEGLIDFVSQKGLEFIGFPGGSPYNTSVAIARMGIPGQYLGRVSTDLFGNQLMDHLNKNSVGTKLVIRTDESSTLSFVQKQNDGQAKYAFFANQTADKSWRKGELDQLSLPGDTRIIHFGSISLSQEPCGTVLSDFLIKRCSGYLLSFDPNIRPSLVPDKGVYIKRFEELCKVCSIVKLSDEDFEWLYPSMNLDAGVARILSYGVPLVALTEGKKGARLITKDHTVTSPLFDLPVADTIGAGDTFHGAMLSWFHLRGLFTRDEISSLSRDELTELGDFANKAAGINCSRSGANPPTRDEMESIQL; this is translated from the coding sequence ATGATTATCAGTTTAGGAGAAGGATTGATCGATTTTGTCAGTCAGAAAGGTTTGGAGTTTATAGGATTTCCAGGGGGATCTCCCTACAATACTTCCGTTGCCATAGCGAGAATGGGCATTCCCGGTCAGTACCTGGGCCGGGTCAGTACGGATTTGTTTGGAAATCAGCTGATGGATCATCTGAATAAAAATTCTGTAGGAACAAAGCTGGTTATCCGTACCGATGAATCCAGTACCCTTTCATTTGTGCAGAAGCAGAATGACGGTCAGGCAAAATACGCCTTTTTTGCAAATCAGACCGCTGATAAGTCCTGGAGGAAGGGTGAACTGGATCAACTGTCCCTTCCCGGGGATACCAGGATCATTCATTTCGGTTCAATTTCACTGTCTCAGGAACCTTGCGGAACTGTACTCAGCGATTTTCTAATCAAGAGATGTTCCGGATATCTCCTCTCCTTTGATCCGAATATCCGGCCTTCTCTTGTCCCGGACAAAGGTGTATACATTAAAAGATTTGAGGAGCTCTGTAAGGTCTGTTCCATTGTAAAACTGAGTGATGAAGATTTTGAATGGCTCTATCCTTCAATGAATCTTGATGCTGGAGTTGCACGGATTCTTTCTTATGGTGTTCCTCTGGTTGCCTTAACAGAGGGTAAGAAGGGTGCCAGACTGATCACAAAAGATCATACCGTCACATCTCCTCTCTTTGATCTTCCCGTGGCTGATACAATCGGGGCGGGGGATACCTTTCACGGTGCCATGCTGAGCTGGTTTCATCTCCGCGGGCTCTTTACCAGGGATGAGATAAGTTCCCTGAGCCGGGATGAACTCACAGAACTGGGTGACTTTGCCAATAAAGCCGCCGGTATCAACTGCAGCCGCAGCGGAGCCAATCCGCCGACCCGGGATGAAATGGAGAGCATTCAGCTCTGA
- a CDS encoding LacI family DNA-binding transcriptional regulator, with product MNRTTHRITMKDVAQAVGVSVTTVSHALNGTRLVEESTKNKILRVVSELGYEPNILARSLKGKGTKTIGIILSDISETFFSEIVKSIEKIASDQGYNIMLCDSEGSSQKEDLYINLLLQKGVDGLIISPVNQYKEFQWENHSSKPYVQIDRKTQSARGCFIGIDNEGSAQRVTEILLDRGCRKVGFIGYGDEFYTMGERFKGYLKGINRFALDPCVYRTEHRRESVDSLADWLKQQRPDGLLCTNEVLSYTSFLAAEKLKIKIPEDLRMIGYDDARWLTLLKTPLTVVRQPTEQIGRSAINMIIQMIESKSSAQQKNVIHSCEIIVRDSCGSKDNKRVSIP from the coding sequence ATGAACAGAACAACACATCGCATCACCATGAAGGATGTCGCCCAGGCAGTGGGTGTTTCAGTCACCACTGTATCTCACGCCTTAAATGGAACCCGCCTTGTAGAAGAGTCAACGAAAAACAAGATTCTCAGGGTTGTCTCTGAGCTCGGGTATGAGCCGAATATTCTGGCCCGGAGTCTCAAAGGGAAGGGGACAAAAACAATCGGGATCATACTTTCTGATATCAGCGAGACCTTCTTTTCGGAGATCGTCAAGTCCATTGAAAAGATTGCCAGTGACCAGGGGTATAATATTATGCTCTGCGATTCCGAAGGCAGCAGTCAGAAAGAAGATCTATACATCAACTTGCTCCTCCAGAAGGGAGTCGACGGATTAATCATTTCTCCGGTAAATCAATATAAAGAGTTTCAGTGGGAGAATCATTCCTCTAAACCCTATGTCCAGATTGACAGGAAGACTCAAAGTGCCAGAGGCTGTTTTATTGGCATTGATAATGAAGGGTCTGCTCAAAGAGTCACGGAGATCCTTCTGGACAGGGGATGCAGAAAGGTCGGATTTATTGGATATGGAGATGAGTTTTATACCATGGGAGAACGTTTCAAAGGGTATTTGAAGGGCATAAACAGGTTTGCCCTTGATCCTTGTGTATACAGGACGGAACATCGGAGAGAATCAGTTGACTCTTTGGCCGATTGGCTGAAACAGCAGCGGCCGGATGGACTCCTATGTACAAACGAGGTTCTTTCCTACACCTCCTTTCTGGCCGCCGAGAAATTGAAAATCAAAATACCCGAAGATCTCAGGATGATCGGCTATGATGATGCCCGCTGGCTGACCCTTTTAAAAACGCCTTTGACTGTGGTTCGTCAACCAACGGAACAGATTGGCAGATCTGCCATTAATATGATAATTCAAATGATAGAAAGCAAAAGCAGTGCACAGCAAAAGAATGTCATTCACAGCTGTGAGATTATTGTACGTGATTCCTGCGGCAGCAAGGATAATAAGAGAGTTTCAATACCATAA